The DNA window GGGCTTACTACTTAGATGCTTTCAGCAGTTATCCGCTCCGCACTTGGCTACCCAGCGTTTACCGTTGGTACGATAACTGGCACACCAGAGGTGCGTCCTTCCCGGTCCTCTCGTACTAGGGAAAGGTCCTCTCAATGCTCTAACGCCCACACTGGATATGGACCGAACTGTCTCAAACATCAAAATATGTAACATTACATAGATAATCGttaacaatacatatataatcgttaacataaatttaacattacatTTTATTAGGACATTCCAACAACATTAGAATATTTTCGATTGATTTTGCAATTGTCGCATCCATTTCAATTCGACCATTTGTTTCTTAATGGTGAAATGTACTGCACACAACCCTTAAATCTTCATCCGTCTTCAGCTCAAATTTGCTGAAATGGATCTTCCCTTCATTATTAATCGAATTCGAAGGTGAATGGTACTTAAGCTTCACGACTCTTAAATCTTCATCAGTCTTCTGCTCAAACTTGCCGAAATGGATCTTCCCTTTATTATTAATCGAAAAAAAGGTAATAGCCAACTTATTGCCCCGTTTGCCTGTAATTTCTTTATAATTttgaatatattaatatatatgagTTGATCGTTATAATTATTgtaattttgatttggtttgaactTTTCAATATTCATATAACTTAAAAAAAGAAGTGTGTGAACAAACTTACTTGAGTCAAGTCAgtataatataaaatatcaaaatgAAAATGAATACATATGTGAACATgattcattttatatttattccGCTCTGTTCACACCCATTTTGTCTTCACTCTGGAATAAACAATTTTGTTAGGAGGAGGATACTACCTCAGATGGAAATAATGTGTAGTATATTCATTTATAAACTCATTCATACTTCCTTCTTCCTCACATGAACGAAATCATTCATCCATTGGCTTTGCAGTGACTTTTTTGAAGATGGATTCAAACTCAAATATTACAGAATTGTTTCTCTCATGGAGCTCCACGCTCCTGCAACCTTTTTGGGCTCTGTTGGATCATTTTTCTTTATCCGATTTCAGCATGATGGAAGATACAGTTTCTTCCATGGATTCTAATTTCACTCAAAACTATAGATATGATGTGTTTATAAGCTTTAGAGGTCCTGACACACGCAACACTTTCGTTGATCATCTTTATGCTCATCTAGCCAAAAAAGGAATCTTTGTTTTCAAAGATGACAGACGCCTTGAGAAAGGACAATCCCTGTCACCACAGCTTCTACAAGCAATTGAGAATTCTAAAACTTCTATTGTTGTCTTCTCAAAAAGATACGCCGAATCAACGTGGTGTTTGGAAGAAATGGCTGCTATTGCTGAATGTGCTAATAAATTCAAACACAAAGTTTTCCCCGTTTTCTATCATATTGATCCATCGGATGTGCGGAAACAAAGTGGACCTTACCAAAAAGCTTTTCTTTCACACAcgaagaaattcaaagatgatTTAGACAAGGTCAGGAGATGGAGGAGAGCTATGATTCGTTTGACTGCATTAGTTGGTTGGCATGTCAAGGACATGTAAGTGTCACAAGTTATTCTTATTCATAGTTTGCATCTATATATTTTGGTTAACGTATTTAAGTCGTATCTTATTTTCTTAGATGATAGTTTAGTGTTTGATCTCTCCCCTCTCTTTCAGGCCGGAGTTTGAAGTGGTTGAAAGTGTTGTTCAGGAGGTGATAAAAACATTAGGCCATAAATTATCCGGGTTTGATGACCTTGTTGGGATTGAACCTCGAGTAGAAGCATTgaaaattcttttaaaattagGCTCAAAGGATGATGAATTTCGGGTTATAGGAATTAAAGGGATGGGTGGAATAGGCAAGACAACACTTGCTACTGTCTTGTATGATAGAATATCTTGTATGTTTGATGCTTCTTGTTTCATTGAGAATGTAAGCAAAATTTATAAAGACGGAGGTGCTATTGCTATTCAGAAACAAATCCTTTGTCAAGCCTTCAATGAGATAAATCTAGAGAGATTCAGTCCTTCTGAAGTATCTGCGATTTTAGGAAATAGACTTAGCAACATAAATGTGCTCATAGTTCTCGACAATGTTGATGGATTAAAGCAAGTGCAAGAGCTGGCAATTGATCACAAACTTCTTCACCCAGAAAGTAGAATGATCATTACAACTAGGGATGCACATATTCTAAAAGTGTTTGGAGCGCATGAAGTGTATGAGGTTCCATTGTTGAATAGTAAAGATGCTTGTGAACTTTTTTGTAAAAAAGCCTTCCAAAGTGAAGACCAAAGTAGCAGTTGTGTTGAGTTGATTCCTGAGGTACTCAGATATGCACAACATCTTCCATTGGCAGTTAAAGTACTTGGTTCTTTCTTGTGTACCCGAGATGCTGCCCAATGGAGAGATGCATTGGATAGGTTGAGGAACAATCCAAACAATGATGTCATGGATGTGCTTCAGATGAGTGTTGACGGATTACAACACGAGGAGAAAGGAATATTTTTGCATATTGCTTGTTTCTTTAACGGGGAAAGGGAAGATTATGTCAAGCGTATTCTAGATGCTTGTGAATTGCACGCTCACATTGGAATTCAAATCATGCTTAAGAAATCACTTATAACCATTAAAAACCAGGAAATTCATATGCATGCAATGTTACAGGAATTGGGGAAGAAAATCACGAGGCACAATTTTCCCGATGAGCCAGGATGTTGGACTGGATTATGGCAATACAAGGATTTCAATCACGTCTTGATGACAGATACGGTAACACATTTtgatttcataattttattatttccatTAAgagtataaaaatttaatataggaTATGCGGATAATTTTAGTTCaagtaatttcatttttttttgtctatGCATTATGTCTGTTCTATATTTTTTTCCAGGGAACAAATAATGTTAGAGCCATGGTTCTAGATCAGAAAGAAAATTCCTCCAAATGCAGGGCCGAAGGATTTTCAAAAATGAAGAACCTTGCACTGCTCATATTGTATCATAACAAATTTTCAGGAAATCTCAATTTTCTTTCCAACAACCTGCGATTTCTTTTGTGGCATGGATACCCTTTTACTTCTCTGCCGTCAAAATTTGAGCCTAGTTATCTTGTGGCATTGAATCTACCTGATAGTAGCATTCAACGACTGTGGGAAGGATGCAAGGTACTCTAATATTAGTTTTcccatttttaattgatttaaagacATGCTTACCGATGACAGTTAATTCTCTCTGAATAGGAATTTCCCAGTTTGAAAAGGATGGATTTGAGCAACTCCAAATATTTAATAGAGACTCCAAATTTTCTTTGGACCCCGAAACTGGAGCGGCTAGATTTTACAGGATGCACAAACTTAATACAGGTCCATCCATCAATTGGACATCTTACCGAACTTGTTTTCTTAAGTTTGCAAAACTGCAGCAGTTTGGTTGACCTTGATTTTGGTAGTGTATCAAGATTGAGTTCTTTGAGAGTTCTACGCCTTTCTGGTTGTGCAAAACTTGAAAAGACACCTGATTTTACCGGGGCATCAAAACTCGAGTACCTTGATATGGATGGATGTACAAGTTTATCCACAGTTCATGAGTCCATTGGGGCTCTTGCAGACCTTACATTCCTGAGTTTGAGAGACTGTACAAATCTTGTTGAAATGCCCAATAACAGTAATAGGATG is part of the Vicia villosa cultivar HV-30 ecotype Madison, WI linkage group LG2, Vvil1.0, whole genome shotgun sequence genome and encodes:
- the LOC131653608 gene encoding disease resistance protein RPV1-like, with amino-acid sequence MDSNSNITELFLSWSSTLLQPFWALLDHFSLSDFSMMEDTVSSMDSNFTQNYRYDVFISFRGPDTRNTFVDHLYAHLAKKGIFVFKDDRRLEKGQSLSPQLLQAIENSKTSIVVFSKRYAESTWCLEEMAAIAECANKFKHKVFPVFYHIDPSDVRKQSGPYQKAFLSHTKKFKDDLDKVRRWRRAMIRLTALVGWHVKDMPEFEVVESVVQEVIKTLGHKLSGFDDLVGIEPRVEALKILLKLGSKDDEFRVIGIKGMGGIGKTTLATVLYDRISCMFDASCFIENVSKIYKDGGAIAIQKQILCQAFNEINLERFSPSEVSAILGNRLSNINVLIVLDNVDGLKQVQELAIDHKLLHPESRMIITTRDAHILKVFGAHEVYEVPLLNSKDACELFCKKAFQSEDQSSSCVELIPEVLRYAQHLPLAVKVLGSFLCTRDAAQWRDALDRLRNNPNNDVMDVLQMSVDGLQHEEKGIFLHIACFFNGEREDYVKRILDACELHAHIGIQIMLKKSLITIKNQEIHMHAMLQELGKKITRHNFPDEPGCWTGLWQYKDFNHVLMTDTGTNNVRAMVLDQKENSSKCRAEGFSKMKNLALLILYHNKFSGNLNFLSNNLRFLLWHGYPFTSLPSKFEPSYLVALNLPDSSIQRLWEGCKEFPSLKRMDLSNSKYLIETPNFLWTPKLERLDFTGCTNLIQVHPSIGHLTELVFLSLQNCSSLVDLDFGSVSRLSSLRVLRLSGCAKLEKTPDFTGASKLEYLDMDGCTSLSTVHESIGALADLTFLSLRDCTNLVEMPNNSNRMISLITLDLHGCFKLKTLPLEHSTLQYSRHLHSLIFLDLSFCSLHQVPVAIGGLKCLERLNLQGNNFDSLPDEINRLESLAYLNLSHCHELQTFQWLPSKSASSGGRYFKIASGSRDYRSGLYIFDCPKMTKSPETQSADIQYTWLQRLLKHPHYFRCGFDIVVPWNWNNTPVWFNHRFDGGSIVRIVASEETENWFGFAFCVAFEVNSGAANSVSLQDTFSPALPHPFYLSFESEHTEERFDMPLNLELDKVDGSKHLWLIYISSEHCHFVKTGAHITFKACPGLIIKKWGMRMLIKSIIKNPFGLFRIESALGLLNCFTMSDEHSLYFDSVQENSSRSGPKIQLPYNWLVTEEEDNENSRAKLKEIDLYNLGL